Part of the Triticum urartu cultivar G1812 chromosome 2, Tu2.1, whole genome shotgun sequence genome, CTCCTGTGGATGACTAATTCAAATTTCTGACCTGAAATGGTCTTGTGAATACAACTCCAAAACTCTATTGACATTTTGAGAAAAGAATAGTTTTGGATATGCTTTAATACTATAAGTTATCTGAAGATTTTGCTGGTATCTTGATAAAGTTTCAATTCGGTTGTTCTTGTTTTTGTATTTCTACCTTGGAAGACTGTTTTCGTGTTGCCCCTGTTGTCTTGAAAGATCAGATGGATATGCAGTCAAGGCTTCCTCTcgaaaataagaagaagaaaatgagAGGGGTGTTTTGGAGGATGAGCTACCTGGAGCTCGGAATCCCAACCAAGCATTTGCCCATTGGGATGTGTATGACGTGGATTTCCAGTCTAATACAGTGTCAGTTCCATGTGGAAATATAGAGGTACCATGCAGGGGACTGGTGCCATGGGCTGATGTGCCTCGTGGGAGAATTTGCTTTTGGCCCATGTGGCCAAAGGTGTAGGCCGGTGAGACAATAAATGAGAGATGGAAATTTTCATTACTAGCATCAGCCCAAGGTATGAAATTGTAGACTGAAATTCAAAATACTTCTCTTAAAATAATACAAAACGCAAATCATGATCTGAAATAGTAACTAATGCAATCTGGGACTTCAATCGGGCCCATTCCATGTAACGACAATGAATTTGACATTTTGTGTTTCTCATATTATGCTTCAAATTTGCATTTGAAAATTTGTGGTACATAGATTCTTGTTACTACAAAAAAATGTTTTAGGAATTTTTCAATGTGCATACATAAGATATTTTAAACTATGTACGCCCGTTTTGCAAATGGTTGGGGGTACCCAATAAATGTAAAGTATCCAGTGCGCCCGAGCATTAAGATATATCAGAAAAAATACATGTTAGTTTTACAATGTAAGTTCTTTTTTGAGACTTGTAGGTTTTTTTTTAGGCAAACCATGTAAGTACAATACATATGCAGTGCGGTTTTATAAGTTTAGATCCGAATTCAAAGCACATATCTAGAATAGCGAAAAGGACAAACCACAATTGTGAATATTAACTAATAAAAACTGGGCCTTCAATTCACCCCATTTTCTATATCATCCATGAAGGTGTGTCGGAGTGGCAGGGGTGGAGTGTTACAATGGGATGTTTTTCATGATGAAATAGATTTCATGTTACATTTTTTTTAGTTTATATTAAGACGGTCGGAGCAAAAATAAGACAACAAGCTTCGGAGGTGAAAAATCAGGGCATCGAGAAAAAGGATTGTTTTATGAAATATTTTCAAAGAAAAAGGATCAAATATGTGCATTTTCAGGGAGTACTCGATTGCTATCAACTGCCAGTCACTGGATGCTAGGTTCGGAGTGGCTGATTGTAGGATTTGACAAGGGCAGTATTAGGCGCCGGCACGCCGGCCCAATAGTTGGGCCGGTCGCACCGTAGCCGCCCGATGTAGCGAAGCGCAGCCATCTAATCTGGCTTCCGCATCCTCTCCTTCCCCCGTCTCTCGCCTTTCACTTCTTTCCCCGTCCCGTCAGAGCCCGTAGTATCCACCCCAACGACCCCGCGCCGGCGCGCCGCCACTTGCTTGCCGCCGCTTCCTTCCACTTCTTTCCCAAGCTAGCCGCTGCTTGCCATCCTCGCCAGGCAGCCACGGTAATAGCATAAAAACACCGATCCAACCTCGCAGCTCGCCGTAGTAACAGTTCTAGAACACAGAGACACGGGTTTCAGCACCTCCTGACCAGAGTCCCAGCTCACCACCCCCATGGTTTCCCGCTCGCCGTGGTGACCGTCGTGCTCGCCATGGTCACCTCTTGCTCGCCGTGGTCACTGGTTCCAGCAAAAATAGTTCACGGTTGCATCTCCCACACACTATGGTTGTAGCTTTTTCGCAGGTTGAAGCTTTCCCCCCATGCCGCTTGAAGCTTTTTCCGCCGTCGCTTGAAGCTTTTGCACCAccaagttgaagctttttcatGCTTGAAGTTTTCTTCCATTGTTTGAAACTTTTCCCTCATGCCTGTTGAAGCTTTTTCCACCGCAGGATGAAGCTTTTCCTATGCTGGTTGAAGCATTTCCCACTTACGAGTGAAATCATCGACGACCGTCGCCGCCGATTGCAACACCAGTTTCTTGTTTAGCTACAACTGACAAATAAAAAGTTGGAACCAGCATGTAGTTTTGGTGCATTGGCTGAAGTGTTTTCTGTGGCGACGCTGGCGTCCGCCTCATTTGTTGCATCCGACAAGACAAAAAGCTTCTACCGGCGAGCTTTTTTGCTACCACAACGACTGACGGAAGTAGTGACCAGGAGATGGATTTGCAGCAAACGATATGTTTTTCAGCACAAAACCAAAAGCTGATGGTAGCAAATGTGGGCGTCGGTTCCAGCAAAAACAAAAAGCGATGGTAGCATTTCGGTTGCAGCAAAAGAAATGCATCGCCGCCATCGGCCAACACCGCAGTGCATGCATGTAGCAAAAAAAGTCACTGGTGGTAGCAAAAACAGGCTACGGTTGTAGCAAAAATGTCGATGTTCCAGCAGGACGAACTCTGGTGGTAGCATTTTTGGGGGTGGTTCCAGCAAAACTCCTCGCTGGTTCCAGCAAACTTGGTCGCCGGTTGCAACTTCCTGTGAGCCCCTGTCGCAGCTCCAGTTGTGGCTTGCTCCATCGCAGGACGCGGCCGCTGCTCTCCGGTGGCGCGCCAGCGTCTTCTGGTTGAAGCTTTTGTCGTCGTTGATTGTAGCTTTTAGGTCGCCGATTGCAGCATCGATGGAGGAGCAAAAACTTTTAGGTTTTGTTTGGGAGAGGAGATGCTTGCAATGGCAGATAGGTGGCGCTCATGAAAGCAGCAGGGGGtcgcgccgctgacgccggcgagctcgtactgcgggagaTGGGATGAGATCAGACAGAAAGCGGAAGGAaggagagaaaaataaaaaaaataaaaaaagaaaacgTTTGGGTCCACCAAGCGTGCGTTGTCAGTCTGTCTCGCGCGTGAAAAAAGGAAGCCAGCGGGAGCGAACCGGTGGAGCGCTTCGGCTGGCGCTCCGGCCCGAAACGTTTACCATTTGACAAGGCATGTGCATTGACTGGGCGCACGCGAACAGGAAGTGGGATGGGTGCGGGACGTGTTCATAtgcactgtccacctaaccatctcaaccacaggttggttcacAGAAAAAAAAACTTTTAACAGGTAAGTCTAAGCCGtacaatttttatttttatttttgcttCCTTGAGTATGTAGCATGTTAGGTAATGAATAAGCTTGTGGTGAGCTGTATTCTGAATTATCTGATATACATGCATGCTCCCAAATTTATTCAAAGTGTTGTTCTAGAAGATGATTGTCGCCCAAAAAGATTAATGTCATTGACTTGTCACGATCATCAGGGCTTCAATCAATTGAAGTGGTGTTTTTTCTGCAATGTGACTCTTTCAAGCCCAAAATAAACCGAGCCATCGAAACATGGAAAAAATATATTTTGAGAAGAACATTATTTCCTCCTTTTACACAGATAGATTATTCAGTGAAAAACCGTAAATTCAACACGTCAACAATAGCCGACCCAAAAAACTCACTTtgttttgacactgacaccgTCTGATCCAGCAATGATCACTGAGCTTGCCATGTTCAAGAACAACCCATGCTCAACAACTCCTTCCAAAGTTGCAATCTCCTTGCCCGCGCCCAACGCATCCTTGATTGGCGTCTTGAAGTATAAATCTACGATGTAGTTCGAGTTGTCAGTAACATAGGGCTTGTCATCCTCATTCAATCTCAGCTTTGCCTCGCAACCTTCTTCATTGAACAGACCCTGCAGTCTTACTTGATTGTACTTCCAGCAGAACTGCACAACTTCCACAGGCATGGCAAGACCGCTCCCTCCTAGGCCAGTAACTAGTTTCGTCTCATCAACGACAACAACAAACTTTCCTGATGCAGCTTCGACCATCTTCTCCCGGAGAAGGGCTCCACCCCGCCCTTTCACAAGGTTAAGATCTGGATCAACCTGTTTATAGTAGTAAAAAAAAGGAACAAGGTTAATCACCGATGGTTCTTAGAAAACAATGAAGAGGAGAATCTGAACCTCGCTACGGCAACCCCTCCTAATAAAAAAATCAAAGGACAAATAAGTGAACATGCAGTTGTTGTGATTGACCATTCATTTTAGCTCCGCAACATCATGGCATTCGACCGAAGCAGTGACAGGAAGGCATACACTTTCAGAGTGCTGACAGTCCTGCATGATAACGGCATACATACAAGATAAATGGTTGCTCCTTCGTAGTAACATGTTAAATGTCAGAACTAAAATGATACAGACAGGAAGTCTGAACTATCGTCCATGAAGTACAGTAGTAAGACAGAGCCATCTTTCATGCTCGGAAAGCAAGAAAGATGGAAATTTTAGCAAAAGGTGTTTTATCATCTTCCAAATATCGTCCATCAACTAAAAACATCTTTCATGCTCCAAGTGGAGTATGACAGAAATTCTAGCAAGAGGTGTTTTTTTTCCCATCTTCCAAATATCCCTACAAACAATGGAAATTACACGTTTATGCATAGTGGTAAAGAAGCAATGAGAAAAGAGGGAGGACCTCGTCAGCGCCGTCAATGGCGAGGTCGATCACGGGGTGGTCGTCGAGCGTGGAAAGAGGGATTCCCAGGGACATGGCCTGCTCAAAGGTGCGCTTGGAAGTGGGCACACCGACGATGCCGGAGAGCTTCCCGTTGGCAAGAAGCGCACCGATCTCGGCGACGGCAAAGGCGGCCGTGGAGCCTGTCCCGAGCCCCAGAACCATACCACTCTGCACCTGCTCCACCGCAcgcaccgccgcaagcctcttgAGGTCATCCTGCGTCAGCGCCGTCGCCGCCTGCGCGGCATCCGCGCGCACGGCGAAGCGCGCCGGTCGGCGAGGGGCGGCGCGTCGCGCGGCGGCCGTGTGGAAGCggacggcggtggcggcggcggccatgCTGGGTAGCAGCGGGTGGTGCGAGCTCGTTGAGGATGGGGAGCTGGTGGAGGAGGGAGGAGATGTGCGGGGGTTGCTGCCTGACGATCAACCATCATAAAGCAACACAGAAATGCAGAAAACACCATCTCCAAAAAAACATTGGCCTTTTTTGCAAAATAAAAAAACACCAAAATGATAAGTGCCACACGTATGACACGAAGTAACATGATCCAAACGTTTTATTACCATCCATTTTGCCACATCAAACAGATGATATCATCAGACTTTCTTTTGGTTTTTCAGACTTAAAAATATTTTATCTCTTAAATAAAAATCCAACTAAAAATCCATTTTCATCATTAAATTTGTCTCGAtaagatcttcaaaactagattcGACATTCGACATTGATATGTTTCGACGACGTTCTTTTGGAGCCAAAAGTTGCCATGATGTTACACTGAAGTTGTCATAGTGTTTACACTAAATTTGTCATAATATGTTTCATCTAAAAAAAATCTTCTAGATTTGAAGCTACCATTGTATTTCAACTGCTTTTCACGGCAAATTTTATTAATTGACCATGGCAATTTTTAGTAATTAATCACAACAAGTTTAATTCATGAATCATGGCAATTTTTAGTAATTCATCATGACAATTTTTAGTTTATAGATCATGATATTTTTTGTATTTTGACCATGGaaattattttttgtatgaacCATGGCAAATTGTAGTATGAAAAATTTAAGCAATtcaccatggcaattttagtttctGGTTCATGGCAAATTTGAGTCATTGACTATGCATTTTTAAAGTAATTGACGATGGATTTCTTTTTAGTTATGAAGCATGTCAAAATTATTTCATGGATAATGGCAAATTTTAGTAATTCTCCATGGCAAATTTAGTtttttaatttcctttttataACATGTCAAAATTTACTTTAAACGTAAAACAAAAAGTAGTTGATACATACCATGGCAACTTTAGTgtaacaacatggcaatttgtgTGCAATAGTGTAAACAACATGGCAATTTATGTGCAATAGTGTAAACAACATGGCAACATTCAATCGCCAGAAATATCGCCGAAACATATCGATATGGGACCTGTGCAAGCTGACACGTGACACTTACAGCCGTAGACGATGTCAGTAGGAACTTTTTATCCACGGAACGATTTCACCAGTAGAAACGGGTATGAAGTGAACAGTAGTACTACGGGTTAGAAATAAATGGACTAGGCtcataattttttttgaaatctCAAATAGTAGCCCATGAATAAAATAGTGAAGTGGTGGCTCTAAGTTTAGGCCGGGCCCAAGGCAGCACAAACGTATGACATGCGCGTGAATGGTCCGTCGAAATCCGGTTTGTTGCCTCGCAGGGGCGCTACTTCCTTTTGTCGTTTTATTTTTTGGTGTCTTGATGAACAAGTTTACTGTTTTCTTGTCCGGTAAGTTTGACTTAAAAATCAAATTTGTTTGAGATCGTCATCGGGACACGATATCGTCTCTAGTTCTCCTATATATACAACTTACCGTCCTCGACCAAAGACACACCGAATACACCTAGGGGTTTGCCTCATCTTGCAACTTGCGCCATCACCGTAGTCTATTCTATGCCGAACGCCGGCGTTCATCAACGTGcgggagagcaggtctccggaaTCGTTCATACTTGCGATCCTGCACCGAAAAAGGACGAATTAGGTTTTTTGGAAAACACTCTGCGCGACTTCTCAAGTTCGTCATCATGGGTCATCTTTCGTCCAAGTCGGGTGGTGCTACTCATCGCCGTTAACAATATATCGTCGCCAACATCGTCATCAACACTGTCGCTCCTGCAGCAACTAACGAACAGTACGTCCTTCATGATATGTTCATGTCTTTCTCTGTAGTTGCTACTTTGTGTGCGATGCtggtgtgcttgttttgatgttCATCTAATTTGCTAGATTGTTGCATGCTAGTCTCTGTTCCAGTCATGAATTATTTACTGGAATTAATCATGAACTTGCCTAATATTCTAACTGTtcaaaatatgccctagaggcaataataaagaagttattatcatatttacttgttcatgataaatgtttattatccatgcttaattgtattgaccagaaactcagatacatgtgtggatacacaaataaataccgtgtccctagtaagcctctactagactagctcattggtTAAAGATGGTTAAGCTTTCCTAACCATCGACATGAATTGTTATTtaataatgggatcacatcattaggagaatgatgtgattgataGACCCAACCGTAAGCTTAGCATCAGATCGTATCACTTTGTTTATTTGCTACAACTTCTTCATGTCAAGTATCTGTTACATAACCATGAGATTGTGCCACTCCCGAATACCAGAAGATTACTTTGTGTGTTATTAAACGTCACTTCGTAACTaagtgatcataaaggtgctctataggtatctcggaaagtgtttgttgggttgcaTGGATCAAGACTGGAATTTGTCTCTCGGTATGAcagagagatatctctgggccctctcgttAATACACCATCGTGAATAGCTTGCAACCATGCGAATAATGAGTTtatg contains:
- the LOC125536958 gene encoding probable ribose-5-phosphate isomerase 3, chloroplastic; amino-acid sequence: MAAAATAVRFHTAAARRAAPRRPARFAVRADAAQAATALTQDDLKRLAAVRAVEQVQSGMVLGLGTGSTAAFAVAEIGALLANGKLSGIVGVPTSKRTFEQAMSLGIPLSTLDDHPVIDLAIDGADEVDPDLNLVKGRGGALLREKMVEAASGKFVVVVDETKLVTGLGGSGLAMPVEVVQFCWKYNQVRLQGLFNEEGCEAKLRLNEDDKPYVTDNSNYIVDLYFKTPIKDALGAGKEIATLEGVVEHGLFLNMASSVIIAGSDGVSVKTK